A single region of the Epinephelus moara isolate mb chromosome 16, YSFRI_EMoa_1.0, whole genome shotgun sequence genome encodes:
- the ankrd33aa gene encoding photoreceptor ankyrin repeat protein, with amino-acid sequence MATANYDPDLGEGPSEDLDSLLDDSESGSLLSEDSVLPDYDRDEECKDPAKTLYEACSRNDPNSMRRILERGVTKDEAMELDINGRNGLMLAVVKGYVDIVTMLHTCPLIDINHQDNDGNTALMIAAQAGFITILNFILNYYSGVDTEVRDPRGFTALIKAGLQGRAECVSALLMHGADMNAMDLVQGRGLKDWVLRTGGFETLNRIRRLQAHCVAEQFCESYIPEWPDLKQLVAKATAAKTASQKLRQRLKDSITFSFPQDPQDNGVMDHMVRMTTSIHSPLIVTGCHPLCPTSPPEIGKRRWAVSELLEKHGSKELEESTVSHSKGPIITSASPTAVSAASVSLTSCCQDSERRDSMPSGGMKSFIPRSIAHRNSIFPSGCIPKIEVTKSGEPTPKKEKKKKRQKGYLEPPVWKYKEAKEERKKEKKNQEKEKEQEKKNKGSKRSHK; translated from the exons ATGGCCACTGCAAATTATGACCCCGACTTGGGCGAAGGCCCGTCCGAGGACTTGGATAGCCTCCTGGATGATTCTGAGTCAGGGAGTTTGCTTTCTGAAGACTCAGTGCTTCCTGACTATGACAGGGATGAAGAGTGTAAAGACCCAGCTAAAACACTGTATGAGGCCTGTAGTAGGAATGACCCCAACTCCATGCGCAGGATCCTGGAGCGAGGAGTCACTAAGGACGAGGCTATGGAGCTGGACATCAACGGCCGG AATGGACTAATGCTGGCTGTGGTCAAGGGATACGTAGATATTGTCACCATGCTGCACACATGTCCACTTATAGACATCAATCACCAAGACAATGATGGCAACACTGCCCTCATGATTGCTGCTCAGGCAG GTTTCATCACCATTCTGAACTTTATTCTAAACTATTACTCTGGTGTGGACACCGAGGTCAGGGATCCCCGTGGCTTCACAGCCCTCATTAAGGCAGGTCTGCAGGGCCGAGCAGAGTGTGTGTCCGCCCTGCTAATGCATG GTGCAGATATGAATGCAATGGACTTGGTCCAAGGGAGAGGGCTAAAGGATTGGGTCCTCAGGACAGGAGGGTTTGAGACTCTTAACAGAATACGCCGCCTGCAGGCTCATTGTGTCGCTGAGCAGTTCTGTGAAAGCTACATTCCTGAGTGGCCTGATCTGAAGCAACTGGTAGCAAAGGCCACTGCCGCCAAAACAGCCAGCCAGAAGCTAAGGCAGCGCTTAAAAGACAGCATTACTTTCAGTTTCCCTCAAGACCCTCAAGACAATGGGGTCATGGACCATATGGTGCGGATGACCACAAGCATCCACAGCCCCCTGATAGTCACTGGTTGCCATCCACTCTGTCCCACCAGCCCCCCAGAAATTGGCAAGCGACGATGGGCTGTCTCTGAACTGCTTGAAAAGCATGGCAGCAAAGAGTTGGAGGAGAGCACAGTGTCCCACAGCAAAGGCCCAATCATCACCTCAGCTTCTCCCACTGCTGTGTCAGCCGCCTCTGTGTCTCTGACCTCCTGCTGCCAGGACTCAGAGCGCAGGGACAGCATGCCATCAGGTGGCATGAAAAGCTTCATTCCCCGCAGCATAGCACACAGGAACAGCATCTTCCCCTCAGGCTGTATTCCTAAGATTGAAGTGACAAAATCTGGGGAGCCCACTccaaagaaggagaaaaagaagaaaaggcagAAGGGCTACCTGGAGCCTCCTGTCTGGAAGTACAAGGAGGccaaggaggagagaaagaaagagaagaagaatcaagaaaaggaaaaagagcaagagaaaaaaaacaaggggTCTAAACGAAGCCACAAATGA